From the genome of Chroicocephalus ridibundus chromosome 1, bChrRid1.1, whole genome shotgun sequence, one region includes:
- the TEF gene encoding thyrotroph embryonic factor isoform X1, with amino-acid sequence MPGRAAHQEAAAAAAGGPEPTAAGGSAGGAAAQQEQRGLAGAFPLVLKKLMENPPREARLDKEKEKIKLEEDEAAAASTMAVSASLMPPIWDKTIPYDGESFHLEYMDLDEFLLENGIPSSPTHLDLNQNPLLPVSELEGKESASASTGSPASSSSTAVYQQSEAASSTESPPQNERNTPSPIDPDCVEVEVNFNPDPADLVLSSVPGGELFNPRKHKFTEEDLKPQPMIKKAKKVFVPDEQKDEKYWTRRKKNNVAAKRSRDARRLKENQITIRAAFLEKENTALRTEVAELRKEVGRCKNIVSKYETRYGPFDLSDSE; translated from the exons atgcccggccgcgccgcgcaccaggaggcggcggcggcggcggcgggaggaccGGAGCCCACTGCAGccggggggagcgcggggggggccGCCGCGCAGCAGGAGCAGCGGGGCCTCGCGGGCGCCTTCCCGCTGGTGCTGAAGAAGCTGATGGAGAACCCGCCGCGGGAGGCGCGCCTGG ataaagagaaggagaagataaAGCTTGAGGAAGatgaggcagcagctgccagcactaTGGCAGTCTCGGCTTCCCTTATGCCGCCCATTTGGGACAAAACCATTCCTTATGATGGCGAGTCTTTCCACCTGGAGTACATGGATCTGGATGAGTTCCTGCTGGAGAATGGAATTCCTTCCAGCCCTACTCACCTGGATTTGAACCAGAATCCACTCTTGCCTGTGTCTGAGCTGGAAGGAAAGGAGTCTGCCAGTGCTTCCACTGGTTCTCCTGCATCATCCTCTTCCACTGCAGTTTACCAGCAATCTGAAGCAGCCTCCAGCACAG AGTCCCCACCACAAAATGAGAGAAATACTCCCAGCCCCATTGATCCTGACTGCGTAGAAGTTGAGGTGAATTTTAACCCTGATCCTGCTGATTTAGTGCTGTCCAGTGTGCCTGGTGGTGAGCTCTTCAATCCTCGCAAGCACAAGTTTACTGAAGAGGACCTGAAACCACAACCAATGATTAAAAAAGCCAAGAAGGTTTTTGTCCCAGATGAGCAAAAG GATGAAAAATATTGGACAAGGCGAAAGAAGAACAATGTGGCAGCAAAGCGTTCCCGTGATGCTCGGCGATTAAAGGAGAATCAGATCACAATTCGGGCAGCCTTTCTTGAGAAAGAGAATACGGCCCTGAGGACGGAGGTCGCAGAGCTACGCAAGGAAGTGGGACGATGCAAGAACATTGTTTCTAAATACGAGACCAGATACGGACCCTT TGACTTATCTGATTCCGAGTGA
- the TEF gene encoding thyrotroph embryonic factor isoform X2 — MSSCNSPGGPGALDFPEVLKSLLEYSLPWTNKMTDKEKEKIKLEEDEAAAASTMAVSASLMPPIWDKTIPYDGESFHLEYMDLDEFLLENGIPSSPTHLDLNQNPLLPVSELEGKESASASTGSPASSSSTAVYQQSEAASSTESPPQNERNTPSPIDPDCVEVEVNFNPDPADLVLSSVPGGELFNPRKHKFTEEDLKPQPMIKKAKKVFVPDEQKDEKYWTRRKKNNVAAKRSRDARRLKENQITIRAAFLEKENTALRTEVAELRKEVGRCKNIVSKYETRYGPFDLSDSE; from the exons ATGTCAAGCTGCAACAGCCCTGGGGGCCCCGGTGCCCTGGACTTTCCTGAAGTCCTGAAGTCCCTGCTGGAGTACTCCTTACCCTGGACCAACAAGATGACAG ataaagagaaggagaagataaAGCTTGAGGAAGatgaggcagcagctgccagcactaTGGCAGTCTCGGCTTCCCTTATGCCGCCCATTTGGGACAAAACCATTCCTTATGATGGCGAGTCTTTCCACCTGGAGTACATGGATCTGGATGAGTTCCTGCTGGAGAATGGAATTCCTTCCAGCCCTACTCACCTGGATTTGAACCAGAATCCACTCTTGCCTGTGTCTGAGCTGGAAGGAAAGGAGTCTGCCAGTGCTTCCACTGGTTCTCCTGCATCATCCTCTTCCACTGCAGTTTACCAGCAATCTGAAGCAGCCTCCAGCACAG AGTCCCCACCACAAAATGAGAGAAATACTCCCAGCCCCATTGATCCTGACTGCGTAGAAGTTGAGGTGAATTTTAACCCTGATCCTGCTGATTTAGTGCTGTCCAGTGTGCCTGGTGGTGAGCTCTTCAATCCTCGCAAGCACAAGTTTACTGAAGAGGACCTGAAACCACAACCAATGATTAAAAAAGCCAAGAAGGTTTTTGTCCCAGATGAGCAAAAG GATGAAAAATATTGGACAAGGCGAAAGAAGAACAATGTGGCAGCAAAGCGTTCCCGTGATGCTCGGCGATTAAAGGAGAATCAGATCACAATTCGGGCAGCCTTTCTTGAGAAAGAGAATACGGCCCTGAGGACGGAGGTCGCAGAGCTACGCAAGGAAGTGGGACGATGCAAGAACATTGTTTCTAAATACGAGACCAGATACGGACCCTT TGACTTATCTGATTCCGAGTGA